A part of Oncorhynchus masou masou isolate Uvic2021 chromosome 21, UVic_Omas_1.1, whole genome shotgun sequence genomic DNA contains:
- the LOC135508477 gene encoding echinoderm microtubule-associated protein-like 1 isoform X3, with amino-acid sequence MEDGFSSYSSLYDTSSLLQFCNDDSASAASSMEVTDRIASLEQRVQMQEDEIQLLKSALADVVRRLSISEEQNAMTNRRGPTKAVDPAVMKRSPSSESNVGKPARPMMAALPLRPMVNNGTVLPKKSGGTLPSLSSSRKDAAATATKSTVRRTNSNETMSTLTRKDSGDSKSNRTRAGSTGSNSSSKRASESKLKEPVFNTEEGYVKMYLKGRPITMYMAKDLVETYCLEAKSDLPNKKLKLDWVYGYRGRDCRSNLYLLPTGETVYFIASVVVLYNVDEQLQRHYTGHTDDIKCLAVHPDKITIATGQVAGTSSDGKQLAPHVRVWDSVSLNTLHVLGTGFFDRALVCLAFSKSNGGNTLCVVDDSNDHVLSVWDWQREERLADVKCSNEGVFAADFHPTDTNIIVTCGKSHLYFWTLERGTLVKKQGLFEKQEKPKFVLSVTFSENGDTITGDSSGNILVWGKGTNRISHAIQGAHNGSIFALCMLRSGTLVSGGKDRKLISWDGSYQQIQSVEVPELFGPVRTVAEGKGESVLIGTTRNYVLQGSLYGEFTPITQGHTDELWGLAVHPWKPHFLTCGHDKHVSLWDSSSHQPVWTKTMEDAAQSAGFHPSGAVVAIGTQTGRWLVLDTDSKDLVTVHTDGNEQLSVVRFAPDGNFLAIGSHDNYIYIYVVGESGRKYSRLGKCSGHSSFITHLDWSVDSQYLVSNSGDYEILYWIPSVCKQVVSVETTRDIPWATSTCTLGFQVFGLWPDGSDGTDINAVSRSNEKQLLVTGDDFGKVCLFSYPCCQFRAPSHVYGGHSSHVTNVNFLFDDSCLVSTGGKDMSVMQWRIV; translated from the exons ATGACAGTGCGTCAGCAGCCAGCAGCATGGAGGTGACGGACCGCATCGCCTCCCTGGAGCAGCGTGTCCAGATGCAGGAGGACGAGATCCAGCTGCTCAAGTCAGCGCTGGCCGACGTGGTGCGCCGCCTCAGCATCTCTGAGGAGCAAAACGCCATGACCAATAGGAGGGGGCCCAccaaag CTGTAGACCCAGCTGTGATGAAAAGATCCCCCTCATCAGAAAGCAATGTTGGAAAGCCAG CCAGACCCATGATGGCTGCCCTCCCTCTAAGGCCCATGGTCAACAACGGCACTGTCCTACCAAAGAAAAGTGGCGGCACGCTACCGTCCCTCTCCAGCTCCAGGAAGGATGCTGCTGCAACAGCAACCAAGAG CACTGTGAGGAGAACCAACTCCAACGAAACGATGAGCACGCTGACGCGCAAAGACAGCGGAGACTCCAAGAGCAACCGCACCCGTGCCGGCTCCACCGGAAGCAACTCCAGCAGCAAGAGAGCCAGCGAAAG CAAACTGAAGGAGCCCGTTTTCAATACAG AGGAAGGATATGTGAAAATGTATTTGAAGGGACGGCCCATCACCATGTACATGGCTAAAGACCTTGTTGAGACCTACTGCCTGGAAGCCAAATCGGACCTGCCAAACAAGAAGCTCAAGCTGGACTGGGT TTATGGGTACAGGGGGCGTGACTGTCGCTCTAACCTGTACCTGTTACCCACGGGAGAGACGGTGTACTTCATTgcttctgtggtggttctctacAACGTGGACGAGCAGCTCCAGAGGCACTACACCGGCCACACGGACGACATCAAGTG CCTGGCTGTCCATCCTGATAAAATCACCATAGCAACGGGACAGGTGGCAGGCACCTCTTCCGATGGCAAA cAGTTGGCTCCTCATGTGCGGGTTTGGGACTCAGTGAGTCTCAACACCCTCCACGTTCTGGGAACAGGCTTCTTTGACCGCGCCCTGGTTTGCCTCGCCTTCTCAAAATCG AACGGAGGCAACACACTGTGTGTAGTAGACGACTCCAACGACCATGTACTCTCCGTGTGGGactggcagagagaggagagactggctGACGTCAag TGTTCCAACGAGGGAGTGTTCGCTGCCGACTTCCACCCCACCGACACCAACATCATAGTCACGTGTGGGAAGTCCCACCTCTACTTCTGGACTCTGGAAAGGGGCACCCTTGTCAAGAAGCAAGGCTTGTTTGAG AAACAAGAGAAGCCCAAGTTCGTCTTGAGTGTGACTTTTTCAGAAAATGGAGACACCATAACTGGAGACTCAAGTGGAAATATACTGGTGTGGGGGAAAG GCACTAATCGAATTAGCCACGCCATTCAGGGCGCACACAATGGAAGCATCTTTGCGCTGTGTATGTTGAGGAGTGGCACACTGGTGTCAGGGGGAAAAGATCGGAAACTCATCTCTTGGGATGGGAGCTACCAGCAGATACAATCGGTTGAG GTTCCTGAATTATTTGGTCCTGTCCGGACTGTTGCCGAGGGCAAAGGGGAGAGTGTACTTATTGGGACCACCAGGAACTATGTTCTACAAGGCAGTTTATATGGCGAATTTACCCCCATCACTCAA GGTCACACAGATGAGCTGTGGGGGTTGGCCGTGCACCCCTGGAAGCCCCACTTCCTCACCTGTGGTCACGACAAGCACGTCAGCCTGTGGGACTCCTCCTCACATCAGCCTGTCTGGACCAAGACTATGGAg GACGCGGCCCAGTCTGCTGGATTCCATCCCTCTGGAGCAGTGGTTGCTATAGGAACGCAGACCGGCAG GTGGCTGGTGCTGGATACCGACTCTAAGGATCTAGTCACAGTGCACACAGATGGGAATGAACAGCTGTCTGTTGTCCGCTTTGCACCGG ATGGTAATTTCCTGGCGATCGGCTCTCACGATAACTACATCTATATCTACGTAGTGGGGGAGAGTGGCAGGAAGTACAGCAGATTGGGAAAGTGCTCG GGTCACTCCAGCTTCATCACCCATCTAGACTGGTCAGTGGACTCTCAGTACCTGGTGTCCAACTCAGGAGACTATGAGATACTCTATT GGATCCCGTCTGTGTGTAAACAGGTGGTGAGTGTGGAGACCACGCGGGACATCCCCTGGGCCACCTCCACCTGCACCCTGGGCTTCCAAGTCTTTG GGTTATGGCCTGATGGCTCTGACGGGACTGACATCAACGCAGTCTCCAGATCTAATGAGAAGCAGCTGCTTGTCACAGGAGACGACTTTGGAAAAGTCTGCCTTTTCTCATACCCCTGCTGTCAATTTCGg GCTCCCAGTCATGTCTATGGTGGACACAGCAGTCATGTGACCAATGTGAACTTCCTGTTTGACGACAGTTGCCTGGTTTCCACCGGGGGCAAGGACATGAGTGTCATGCAGTGGCGAATAGTGTGA
- the LOC135508477 gene encoding echinoderm microtubule-associated protein-like 1 isoform X2 has product MEDGFSSYSSLYDTSSLLQFCNDDSASAASSMEVTDRIASLEQRVQMQEDEIQLLKSALADVVRRLSISEEQNAMTNRRGPTKAVDPAVMKRSPSSESNVGKPARPMMAALPLRPMVNNGTVLPKKSGGTLPSLSSSRKDAAATATKSTVRRTNSNETMSTLTRKDSGDSKSNRTRAGSTGSNSSSKRASESKLKEPVFNTGMRRVTHCKEEGYVKMYLKGRPITMYMAKDLVETYCLEAKSDLPNKKLKLDWVYGYRGRDCRSNLYLLPTGETVYFIASVVVLYNVDEQLQRHYTGHTDDIKCLAVHPDKITIATGQVAGTSSDGKLAPHVRVWDSVSLNTLHVLGTGFFDRALVCLAFSKSNGGNTLCVVDDSNDHVLSVWDWQREERLADVKCSNEGVFAADFHPTDTNIIVTCGKSHLYFWTLERGTLVKKQGLFEKQEKPKFVLSVTFSENGDTITGDSSGNILVWGKGTNRISHAIQGAHNGSIFALCMLRSGTLVSGGKDRKLISWDGSYQQIQSVEVPELFGPVRTVAEGKGESVLIGTTRNYVLQGSLYGEFTPITQGHTDELWGLAVHPWKPHFLTCGHDKHVSLWDSSSHQPVWTKTMEDAAQSAGFHPSGAVVAIGTQTGRWLVLDTDSKDLVTVHTDGNEQLSVVRFAPDGNFLAIGSHDNYIYIYVVGESGRKYSRLGKCSGHSSFITHLDWSVDSQYLVSNSGDYEILYWIPSVCKQVVSVETTRDIPWATSTCTLGFQVFGLWPDGSDGTDINAVSRSNEKQLLVTGDDFGKVCLFSYPCCQFRAPSHVYGGHSSHVTNVNFLFDDSCLVSTGGKDMSVMQWRIV; this is encoded by the exons ATGACAGTGCGTCAGCAGCCAGCAGCATGGAGGTGACGGACCGCATCGCCTCCCTGGAGCAGCGTGTCCAGATGCAGGAGGACGAGATCCAGCTGCTCAAGTCAGCGCTGGCCGACGTGGTGCGCCGCCTCAGCATCTCTGAGGAGCAAAACGCCATGACCAATAGGAGGGGGCCCAccaaag CTGTAGACCCAGCTGTGATGAAAAGATCCCCCTCATCAGAAAGCAATGTTGGAAAGCCAG CCAGACCCATGATGGCTGCCCTCCCTCTAAGGCCCATGGTCAACAACGGCACTGTCCTACCAAAGAAAAGTGGCGGCACGCTACCGTCCCTCTCCAGCTCCAGGAAGGATGCTGCTGCAACAGCAACCAAGAG CACTGTGAGGAGAACCAACTCCAACGAAACGATGAGCACGCTGACGCGCAAAGACAGCGGAGACTCCAAGAGCAACCGCACCCGTGCCGGCTCCACCGGAAGCAACTCCAGCAGCAAGAGAGCCAGCGAAAG CAAACTGAAGGAGCCCGTTTTCAATACAG GGATGCGACGAGTGACACACTGCAAAG AGGAAGGATATGTGAAAATGTATTTGAAGGGACGGCCCATCACCATGTACATGGCTAAAGACCTTGTTGAGACCTACTGCCTGGAAGCCAAATCGGACCTGCCAAACAAGAAGCTCAAGCTGGACTGGGT TTATGGGTACAGGGGGCGTGACTGTCGCTCTAACCTGTACCTGTTACCCACGGGAGAGACGGTGTACTTCATTgcttctgtggtggttctctacAACGTGGACGAGCAGCTCCAGAGGCACTACACCGGCCACACGGACGACATCAAGTG CCTGGCTGTCCATCCTGATAAAATCACCATAGCAACGGGACAGGTGGCAGGCACCTCTTCCGATGGCAAA TTGGCTCCTCATGTGCGGGTTTGGGACTCAGTGAGTCTCAACACCCTCCACGTTCTGGGAACAGGCTTCTTTGACCGCGCCCTGGTTTGCCTCGCCTTCTCAAAATCG AACGGAGGCAACACACTGTGTGTAGTAGACGACTCCAACGACCATGTACTCTCCGTGTGGGactggcagagagaggagagactggctGACGTCAag TGTTCCAACGAGGGAGTGTTCGCTGCCGACTTCCACCCCACCGACACCAACATCATAGTCACGTGTGGGAAGTCCCACCTCTACTTCTGGACTCTGGAAAGGGGCACCCTTGTCAAGAAGCAAGGCTTGTTTGAG AAACAAGAGAAGCCCAAGTTCGTCTTGAGTGTGACTTTTTCAGAAAATGGAGACACCATAACTGGAGACTCAAGTGGAAATATACTGGTGTGGGGGAAAG GCACTAATCGAATTAGCCACGCCATTCAGGGCGCACACAATGGAAGCATCTTTGCGCTGTGTATGTTGAGGAGTGGCACACTGGTGTCAGGGGGAAAAGATCGGAAACTCATCTCTTGGGATGGGAGCTACCAGCAGATACAATCGGTTGAG GTTCCTGAATTATTTGGTCCTGTCCGGACTGTTGCCGAGGGCAAAGGGGAGAGTGTACTTATTGGGACCACCAGGAACTATGTTCTACAAGGCAGTTTATATGGCGAATTTACCCCCATCACTCAA GGTCACACAGATGAGCTGTGGGGGTTGGCCGTGCACCCCTGGAAGCCCCACTTCCTCACCTGTGGTCACGACAAGCACGTCAGCCTGTGGGACTCCTCCTCACATCAGCCTGTCTGGACCAAGACTATGGAg GACGCGGCCCAGTCTGCTGGATTCCATCCCTCTGGAGCAGTGGTTGCTATAGGAACGCAGACCGGCAG GTGGCTGGTGCTGGATACCGACTCTAAGGATCTAGTCACAGTGCACACAGATGGGAATGAACAGCTGTCTGTTGTCCGCTTTGCACCGG ATGGTAATTTCCTGGCGATCGGCTCTCACGATAACTACATCTATATCTACGTAGTGGGGGAGAGTGGCAGGAAGTACAGCAGATTGGGAAAGTGCTCG GGTCACTCCAGCTTCATCACCCATCTAGACTGGTCAGTGGACTCTCAGTACCTGGTGTCCAACTCAGGAGACTATGAGATACTCTATT GGATCCCGTCTGTGTGTAAACAGGTGGTGAGTGTGGAGACCACGCGGGACATCCCCTGGGCCACCTCCACCTGCACCCTGGGCTTCCAAGTCTTTG GGTTATGGCCTGATGGCTCTGACGGGACTGACATCAACGCAGTCTCCAGATCTAATGAGAAGCAGCTGCTTGTCACAGGAGACGACTTTGGAAAAGTCTGCCTTTTCTCATACCCCTGCTGTCAATTTCGg GCTCCCAGTCATGTCTATGGTGGACACAGCAGTCATGTGACCAATGTGAACTTCCTGTTTGACGACAGTTGCCTGGTTTCCACCGGGGGCAAGGACATGAGTGTCATGCAGTGGCGAATAGTGTGA